DNA sequence from the Fibrobacterota bacterium genome:
GCTGCTCGTCAAGGGTTTGCCCTGGGTGGAGGACGTGGAGTATGAGACGTGAAGAAGGGTACGGGGTTAAGGGTACAGGGTAAGGGATCGGCTGGACCGATTCCAGATCGACCCACCGGCGCGAAGCGCCGCCGGTACCCTTAACCCTTTACCCTATACCCTTCCCCCTTTTTCCCAATTGAAGAAAAGGCCACGTAGAGTGAAACCGTTAGACATCTCCATCGTCCCCACTCCGGCCTACGTCCTCGAAGAAGCGGCCCTTAAGCGCAACCTCGCCTTGCTCGACAGGGTCCAAAAGGAATCCGGCGGCAAGATCATCCTGGCCCTCAAGGGCTTCGCCTTCTGGAGCGCGTTCCCTTGGGTCCGCGAGGTTTTGCACGGCGCGACCGCCAGTTCCCTGCATGAGGCCCGCCTCGCCAAGGAGGAAATGCGGCGCGAGGTCCACGTCTATTCGGTGGCCTTCACGGACAAGGAATTCCCCGAGGTCCTTTCCCTGGCCGATCATATCGTCTTCAATTCCTTCAGCCAATGGCGGCGCTTCAAGCCCCAGGTCATGGCCGCGCGCGCAGAGGGCCGGAACGTCTCCTGCGGCATCCGCGTCAATCCCGGCCATTCCGAGGTCAAGACCCCGCTTTATGATCCGTGTTACGCGAACTCGCGCCTGGGCGTGACGCGAACCGAATTCAGGCCCGATGAGTTGGACGGTATCGACGGCTTGCATTTCCATGCCCATTGCGGCAATAACTCGGACACCTTGGAACGGGTGGTGGCCTCTTTCGAGAAGTTGTACGGCGAATTCCTGCCGCGCATGAAATGGATCAATTTCGGCGGCGGCCATCATATCACCAAGCAGGGTTACGACGTGGAGCGCCTCATCCGGGTGATCCGCGAATTCAAGGCCAAGCATGGGACCGAGGTCTACGTGGAGCCCGGCGAAGCGGTGGGCTGGCGCACCGGGCCGTTGGTGAGCTCGGTGGTGGACATCGTCCGTAACGGCATGGACATCGCCATTCTCGACACTTCCGCGACGGCGCATATGCCCGACACCCTGGAAATGCCGTACCGGCCCGAGATCCGCGGGGCCGACGAGCCCGGCAAACTAGCGCATACCTATAGGCTGGGCGGCCTCACCTGCCTGGCCGGGGACGTGATCGGGGATTACAGCTTCGCCAAGCCCTTGCAGATAGGCGATAAGCTGGTGTTCGAGGACATGATCCACTACACCATCGTCAAAAACACCACTTTCAATGGTATTCCATTGCCGTCGCTCTGCATTTGGACCGAGGACGGCCGGTTGCGCGTGGTGCGCGAATTCGGGTACGAGGCCTACAAGCTCCGAAACGGGTGAGGGGCCGCTTCCCATCGGAAGCGGGGCCTCTTCCCATTGGAAGCGGGGTCGCGCACCCGCGGAAGCGGAACCCTTTCAGCAGCTGTCGAACCGGAGGCCTGGGGTTCTTAATAAATGGTCAGGGTTGCCATGGTCGAACCGGCCTTCTGGTTCTCATAGATGAGGCGCATGTACCAGGCATCGCGCGCCCCGTCGAAGCTCCAGAATTCGTCCATCCGCCCCGGGAAACCGAGGTCGCCGTTGGGATTGCGGGCGCCGAGTACGACGTTGGCGGCCGGGTTTCCGCCCTGGGTGAACGGATGCGATTCCATCTCGACGCCGTTATCGTAGAGGTGGACCGAGTCGCCATCGCATACGATCCCGAGCATGAACCAGGCGACCGATGGGGCGCCGAAATGGGTTTCATAATGGAGGCCTCCCGTTCCGGTGCGGCCGAAGCCTACTTCGCTCGTACCCTGGGCCAGATCCGCTTCGAATCGCTGGTCTTCCGCGCCCGTTCCCGATTTGATGAACAGGTAGCCCGCGTTCCGCCCCTCGTTGTAGATCCACATGTGCATGGTGTAATGTTTGAGTCCAGGGTCGAACTCGGACGGCAGGGAGATGAAACCCTGGGTCCCATTGCCGTCGAAATCCTGCGCGGTTCCCACCACGCCATCCACCTGCTTCGGAAACGCCCCGCCTGCCTTCCCCGGGAAGGAGCCGGTCGCGTCATGGTATTCCCCGGTATGCCCGGCACCGCTTTCGTCCAGATGCCAGACTCCGGTCCATCCGACCGAGCGCGGAAAGACCGCGGCGGGATTTGAGGCTGCGGCGGCCTTGGCGTTGCCCCAGTACATCGAGTACACCGGCGCGGCGCGGTCGGGGGCAAGGGTATCGCAGCGCAGGTAAATTTCCGCCTTCTGGGTCCCGGCATCCCAGCGTGCGATGGCATACTCCAAGTTCTTCCCGTTCACGTCGAGGAAACGCAGATCGCGGCCCGAGTCCGCGGCCTGGGTGAAGTTGAAATTGGCCGAGGTGAGCCGAAGCAGTAACGGGAAATCGGCGGCGATGGCATGGGGGGATGCGCTTCCCGCCGTGGGCAGGCGCAGGACCACGGCGCCGTGGTATTTCCAATCGGGAAGCGGGTTGGCCGGCTTCGCAGTATCGACCGGAGGCGTCTTGGTGGTATCGACCGGGGGCGTCTTGGTGGTATCGACAGGAGGCGTCTTGGTAGTATCGACCGGAGGAGTTTTGGAGGTATCCACGGGAGGCTTTGCCCGCTGGACCGTAACCACGTACTGGGCCGAGGTATCGGCCGCGAGGACCAGAACGGTTATGCGATTAGCCCCGGTATCCAGGGGCACCGGATCGGAAGGCTTCCCGGAAGCCACCGGGCGTATGCCCACGTAGATCTGGGCTTCCGCGTATTCCGGCGAGGCGGTAACCTGGATGCTACCCTGGGAATTCGGGACGGAAGCCGAGTACTCCGAAGAGCCGGGGGCGAAGACGGGAGAGAGGCTCCCGGCCGAAAGCGCGAGGCTAGCCAAGCGCGGCGAGGGCCTGAGAATGGGTATGGCGGTCACGATCGACTTGCCGTCCTGCTTGACGATGGTTTCATCCAGGGTCAGCCTGCCGCTCGCGTCCCAGGCCCGCACGCGGACGGACAAGCTCCTGGTCTCGTCGTCGCCCAACCGGTATGCGGGAATGGCGCCGGGCTCCGTAAGCCTGCCTGACCAAAGGGTTCCCACCACTTGCGCGGTATCTCCATCGGCGAGGATTTGCACGACCACCTTATCGAAGCGGCTTAGGGAGTCGTTCAGGTTCACGGTGAGGTAATTTTCCTGGCGGGGATCCGGTTCCGGCGCCAGTCGGCATTGGACGCCAAGGCAGATGGCCGCGGCGGCCCAAACCAGGCTGCGGGCGAAGGAGAAGGGCTCTCCGCCTTTCGGATCCGCTTTACTGCGCATCGGTGAAGAGTTGGTCGTTACGGGACACGGCCGGTTTGGCATTGGACTCGTACCAATACCACCCTATTCCGCCGCAAGCCGCCGCGCCCGCGGCGGCCCAATAAATCCAGGCCCTGCCTGGTTGGGGTTTGGGAGCGGGTACCTGCGGCTTTGCGTCGTCATTGATCAGGAAGTCCAATTCCGAGCCCGGCTCCCGGCGTGCGGAAGAGTCCGGCGGGGAAATCCCGTTACCTCCGGCCTGCGCGGCCTGCAATGCCAAACCCAGAAAGAGGACGGTCGCCCGCATGATATTCTACCCACCCGTCCGTAATCGAACGGGACCCTGAAGCCTATCCTACGGGATGGCGCGGGAGGGAGGCAAGGAGCGGTCCCGCCGCCAAAAACCCAAGCGAGGCTTCGGATTCAGGTCGGTTTCGGATTCAGTAGAGATCCGGGTTCAGCCCGGCATTCAACGCAAATAGGCCAGGACGATGGGCCGCAGGCGGGCCTTCTCCGCTTCGGGCAAATCGCAATAGCTCTGGATCTTGCCACGGCAGAGCGCGGTGCCGCAGGTGCATGGGACTTGCCACCCGGGCTCGTTGATGCTGGTGCGGTAGTCCCAGAACAACTCTTCCCCCGATGCGATGTCGCGCAGGGCATACAGGGTCGGCGAGCCGTCGGTGAAACCTACGTTGGGATCGCAACTGTGGTTCACGAAATCGTCCAGACGGGGATGTCCGGGCTCCTCCGCAAGATAGGTTTCCGGACCGATCTGGAGGGCGCGCATGCCTTCGATGACCTCCTCTTTGGGACGCAGGATGCCTTGGCAGCGGATTACGTAATCGCCTTTGGCGAAGGCCCGGCTGGCGAAGACGCCCAGGCCATGGACGCCGGACTCGAGCGCATAAAGGCCGTCAACGGGTTCGAGTTCCAGCAAGCAGCCTCCATCCGCGCGGAAGGCGATGCGGTCCCGCGCGAAAGGGGAATTTAGTTATCGGAACCATCATCGGAAAATGCGGAACCCGGATTATATTCAAGCCAGGTTTTCTTCCGGCACGCCCGCGCAGCCCGAAAACCCTTTTACTCGTTACTAATAAAATGTTCCGCAGGAGGTTAACATGACTCATCCAAGGCCCGGACTGTTTCCTTTACTGGCGATGATGGCGATACCGGTGTTATCGACGGCGAAATTCGCCCAGGCGCAGATCAATCCCAGCCAAATCGTGGTGCTGGAGGTGATCGGGGGATCCGGATCGGGATGCGAAGGTCCCGCGAGGTTGGATTTCGTGCAATTGGGGCCGGATGGAAAACCGAAACCGGGAACCTCCCCCTCGGGAACTTTCCGCGTTCCCGCCAAGAAGGTGTTAATCGTAACCGGCGTGGACTGGCAATACGTTCACCCCGATGGAGCTGCGGGGGCGGGCAATATCATGACCTTGAGATTAATGGTGAAAAACATCGCGGACACTTTTGCGCCGGGAAACCGCGCCTTTGAATCCACCGTCACCCTAAGCGCCAAAGGCGAGGGAGGGATTTCGGAAAGCTTGACGACCGGCTTCCCGGTCAATTCCAAAGCGCAAATTTGCCCCGACGTCATTCCGGGACCGATGGGCCCGCCGTCCGGGTTGCAACATTTGGTACTCCGCGGCTATTTGGCCGCGGACATTTAAACTGTTGATTTAAAGCGAGGGTGGGATCTTCGCCCCCCCTCGCTGATCGCGCAATCGGAATCTCCTTTATCCAAGCGCCGCCAGCAGTCCCTGCAGGGAAGGACCGATGCGCCGCAACTCTTCCCGATGGACGGCGCTCAGTCGTTCCAGCGTCTCCCGCCCTTTCGGGGTAAGGCGGACATGCACGCGCCGCCCGTCTTCCGGCGCGGACTCGCGGATCATGAACCCCGATTTCTCCAGGCGATCCACCAAGCCCACCGCGCTATGGGGACGGATCTGCATTTGCTCGGCCAGTTCCCCCAGGGTGGCCCAGTTCCTTCCCGGGAAACCTTCCACGGCCAGCAAGGCCTGATGCTGCTGGGGCTCCAGGCCCAATGGCCGCACGGCTTCTTCGCTGAAGTGCGCGAAGCGCCTGAGGGCGTAGCGGAAGGCGGCCAGCTTTTCGAAATCGGTTTTGCGGAGTCGTTTACGCATACCCTTCCCAATATAGATCGGCCCTCCGTTTCGGATCGGGGGGCGGGAGCGGGGGAACGATTGGAATATATCGTAATGCGATATATATTCCGGGGCGAGGAGAACCATGATCGCATTTTCACGTTCAAAACCGGATCCCGAAGCCCGCCTTGCCGATTTCACCCGCGACAACCGCATCGTCCCCTTATCCCTGCTCGCCGCCTTAATCGGACTGGTGGCCGCCGGTTCGGGCTGGGGCCTGCTACGGCTCATCAATCTCGCCACCCAGGTCGCGTTCCACGGGCGCTTCTCCTTCCAGGACGCGCTTCCCGCCGGGTCCCGCTGGGGCGCTTGGGCCCTGCTGGTGCCCGCCGCCGGAGGCATCATCATCGGATTGATGGCGCGCTTCGGGTCGGAGAAGATCCGCGGGCACGGCATCCCCGAGGCCCTGGAAGCCATCTTGATCGGGCGCAGCCGCATGAGCCCCAAGGTGGCCGTCCTCAAGCCCTTGTCGTCGGCCATTTCCATCGGGACGGGAGGGCCCTTCGGGGCCGAAGGGCCGATCATCATGACGGGCGGGGCGGCGGGTTCCTTGATCGCCCAGCTGTTCCATCTGACGGCGGCGGAGCGGAAGACCTTGCTGGTGGCGGGCGCGGCGGGAGGCATGGCGGCGGTGTTCGGCACTCCCATGGCCGCCGTGCTGCTGGCCATCGAGCTCTTGCTCTTCGAATGGCGGCCGCGATCCTTCATTCCCGTCGCGGTGGCGGCGACGGCGGCGAACGTGGCGCGTGGTTGGTTACTGGGCCCCGGCCCGATCTTCCCGGTAACCCCGCATGCCCACCTGGGCGGGATGGAAATCGGTTCCGCCTTCGCCCTGGGGCTGGCCGCGGGCTTGGCTGCCATGGCGCTCACCGCATTGGTATACGCCTGCGAAGACGTCTTCGGAAAGCTGCGCTTGCATTGGATGTGGTGGCCGGCGCTGGGCGGATTGGCCGTAGGGGCTGGAGGACTCTTAGACGCGCGCGCCTTAGGCGTGGGCTACGGGACCATCCACGGCTTGTTGCTGGGAAACGTTCCCGGCGGTAACCTGGCGCGCCTGGCCGCGGTGAAGGCGGTGATCTGGGCGGTCGCCTTGGGTTCGGGAACCTCCGGCGGCGTTCTGGCGCCCTTGCTGACCTTGGGCGGATGCCTCGGCGCCTTGGCCTCCCCCTGGCTGCCCGCGGGCGATCCGTGCTTATGGGCTTTGGTGGGGATGGCCGCCATCATGGGCGGGACCATGCGCTCTCCCCTGACCGCCATCGCTTTCGGGATCGAACTGACCCACGATGTCGCGGCTCTCCCGGCGCTACTAGCCGGCTGCGCGGCGGCCCATGCCGTCACCGTGCTCTTTCTGCGCCGTTCCATCCTCACCGAAAAGCTGGCGCGGCGCGGCCTGCACTTGTCGCGCGAATACGCGGTCGATCCGTTCCAACTCTCCCGCGTCGGCGAAATCATGGATCCGCATCCGGTTTCGATCCCGGCCGATCTGACCCTCGACGCCCTTTCCTCCCGGTTGGCCATAGGTGATGCCGCCTTCGGGCATCATCATGCTTGGCCTATCGTGGATGCGCGTGGCGGGCTGGCGGGCATCTTGACGCG
Encoded proteins:
- the nspC gene encoding carboxynorspermidine decarboxylase, with translation MKPLDISIVPTPAYVLEEAALKRNLALLDRVQKESGGKIILALKGFAFWSAFPWVREVLHGATASSLHEARLAKEEMRREVHVYSVAFTDKEFPEVLSLADHIVFNSFSQWRRFKPQVMAARAEGRNVSCGIRVNPGHSEVKTPLYDPCYANSRLGVTRTEFRPDELDGIDGLHFHAHCGNNSDTLERVVASFEKLYGEFLPRMKWINFGGGHHITKQGYDVERLIRVIREFKAKHGTEVYVEPGEAVGWRTGPLVSSVVDIVRNGMDIAILDTSATAHMPDTLEMPYRPEIRGADEPGKLAHTYRLGGLTCLAGDVIGDYSFAKPLQIGDKLVFEDMIHYTIVKNTTFNGIPLPSLCIWTEDGRLRVVREFGYEAYKLRNG
- a CDS encoding DUF2341 domain-containing protein, producing MRSKADPKGGEPFSFARSLVWAAAAICLGVQCRLAPEPDPRQENYLTVNLNDSLSRFDKVVVQILADGDTAQVVGTLWSGRLTEPGAIPAYRLGDDETRSLSVRVRAWDASGRLTLDETIVKQDGKSIVTAIPILRPSPRLASLALSAGSLSPVFAPGSSEYSASVPNSQGSIQVTASPEYAEAQIYVGIRPVASGKPSDPVPLDTGANRITVLVLAADTSAQYVVTVQRAKPPVDTSKTPPVDTTKTPPVDTTKTPPVDTTKTPPVDTAKPANPLPDWKYHGAVVLRLPTAGSASPHAIAADFPLLLRLTSANFNFTQAADSGRDLRFLDVNGKNLEYAIARWDAGTQKAEIYLRCDTLAPDRAAPVYSMYWGNAKAAAASNPAAVFPRSVGWTGVWHLDESGAGHTGEYHDATGSFPGKAGGAFPKQVDGVVGTAQDFDGNGTQGFISLPSEFDPGLKHYTMHMWIYNEGRNAGYLFIKSGTGAEDQRFEADLAQGTSEVGFGRTGTGGLHYETHFGAPSVAWFMLGIVCDGDSVHLYDNGVEMESHPFTQGGNPAANVVLGARNPNGDLGFPGRMDEFWSFDGARDAWYMRLIYENQKAGSTMATLTIY
- a CDS encoding SET domain-containing protein-lysine N-methyltransferase, whose product is MLELEPVDGLYALESGVHGLGVFASRAFAKGDYVIRCQGILRPKEEVIEGMRALQIGPETYLAEEPGHPRLDDFVNHSCDPNVGFTDGSPTLYALRDIASGEELFWDYRTSINEPGWQVPCTCGTALCRGKIQSYCDLPEAEKARLRPIVLAYLR
- a CDS encoding MarR family transcriptional regulator, producing MRKRLRKTDFEKLAAFRYALRRFAHFSEEAVRPLGLEPQQHQALLAVEGFPGRNWATLGELAEQMQIRPHSAVGLVDRLEKSGFMIRESAPEDGRRVHVRLTPKGRETLERLSAVHREELRRIGPSLQGLLAALG
- a CDS encoding chloride channel protein → MIAFSRSKPDPEARLADFTRDNRIVPLSLLAALIGLVAAGSGWGLLRLINLATQVAFHGRFSFQDALPAGSRWGAWALLVPAAGGIIIGLMARFGSEKIRGHGIPEALEAILIGRSRMSPKVAVLKPLSSAISIGTGGPFGAEGPIIMTGGAAGSLIAQLFHLTAAERKTLLVAGAAGGMAAVFGTPMAAVLLAIELLLFEWRPRSFIPVAVAATAANVARGWLLGPGPIFPVTPHAHLGGMEIGSAFALGLAAGLAAMALTALVYACEDVFGKLRLHWMWWPALGGLAVGAGGLLDARALGVGYGTIHGLLLGNVPGGNLARLAAVKAVIWAVALGSGTSGGVLAPLLTLGGCLGALASPWLPAGDPCLWALVGMAAIMGGTMRSPLTAIAFGIELTHDVAALPALLAGCAAAHAVTVLFLRRSILTEKLARRGLHLSREYAVDPFQLSRVGEIMDPHPVSIPADLTLDALSSRLAIGDAAFGHHHAWPIVDARGGLAGILTRGDLVRALGRPGGSALTSLEAGSRAPVTAFIDETLEEASARMLARGVGRLLVVERVAPTRVIGYVGRSALLAARLGRLDEESVREGNWPILFPEGKRTGRA